GTTTTTCGGGAATGTGTGAACTCACGAGCCTTCGGCTCGTTCGGACAGCACCCATTCTTTTTCCGAAAACCGGTTGTGACCGCGGGGCTTTTCAATGGGGTTGAAAAACACCAACAAGAATCATATATATTCTATTTATAATCAATGTAATACAACTCAGTATTGATTCCGGAAGGCCGCCAGGGGAAATGCATTTTATGAAACCTAACCGCTGATAAGCCCGGCGAAACGATCGAACAGATAATCAGCATCGTGCGGGCCGGGCGAAGACTCGGGATGATACTGGATGCTGAACGCCTTCAGTTTTTCCGAAACAATGCCCTCGATCGTATTATCGTTCAGGTTGATATGGGTGACAACGGAGCCATCGGGAATCGAGCCGGGTTTCACCGCAAAGCCGTGGTTCTGGCTCGATATCTCCACCTTCGCCGTCGTCGTGTCCATAACCGGTTGGTTTTCCCCACGGTGGCCGAACTTGAGCTTGAACGTCGTGCCGCCGAGCGCAAGGCCCAGAAGCTGGTGGCCGAGGCAGATTCCGAACATGGGCTTTTTACCCAGAAGCTTCCGTATGGTTTCGATGGCATACTTGACCGCATCCGGGTCGCCGGGCCCGTTCGACAGGAAAACTCCATCGGGATCGAGCGCAAGCACCTCTTCCGCGGTCGTTTTCGCCGGAACCACCATGACCTTGAAGTTACGGGCCAGCAGTTTCCTGAGTATGTTGTACTTGATACCGTAATCGAACGCGACAACCATGGGGAGAGGCGAACGGTCGAATTCATCTTTCGATACCCGCTCAAATCCGGCATGGTATTCCTTCATGTGACGGACAGTGAGACGTCTTTTCAGGCTTTCCGGGGTTTCGAGCACATAGTACGGTTCGGCGCAGGTAACCTCGCTCGCCAGGTCTGCCCCGACCATGAGCGGAGAAGCCTGTGCCTTTGCCACGAGCGAATCCGGGTCCCGGTCGATGGTGCCGATAACGCCGCGGAGCGCTCCCTTCTCGCGGATGATTCTGACGAGCTCCCGGGTGTCGATGCCCTCGATGCCGATGATACCGTACCGCGCAAGAAATTCGCCGAGCGTCCCGCTCATGCGGAAATTCGCCGGATAGGGGCAGTACTCCTTGACCACGAAACCCGCGACATAGGGCCTGTCCGACTCGAAATCCTCCGGATTCACCCCGTAATTCCCGATGAGCGGATAGGTCATGGTCACTATCTGACGGTGATAGGAGGGGTCGGTGAGGACTTCCTGGTATCCGGTCATCCCGGTATTGAAAACCACCTC
The bacterium DNA segment above includes these coding regions:
- the carA gene encoding glutamine-hydrolyzing carbamoyl-phosphate synthase small subunit, which gives rise to MKKDRKKAALALENGKVFFGYNFGAEGENTGEVVFNTGMTGYQEVLTDPSYHRQIVTMTYPLIGNYGVNPEDFESDRPYVAGFVVKEYCPYPANFRMSGTLGEFLARYGIIGIEGIDTRELVRIIREKGALRGVIGTIDRDPDSLVAKAQASPLMVGADLASEVTCAEPYYVLETPESLKRRLTVRHMKEYHAGFERVSKDEFDRSPLPMVVAFDYGIKYNILRKLLARNFKVMVVPAKTTAEEVLALDPDGVFLSNGPGDPDAVKYAIETIRKLLGKKPMFGICLGHQLLGLALGGTTFKLKFGHRGENQPVMDTTTAKVEISSQNHGFAVKPGSIPDGSVVTHINLNDNTIEGIVSEKLKAFSIQYHPESSPGPHDADYLFDRFAGLISG